In one window of Leptospira sp. WS92.C1 DNA:
- a CDS encoding caspase family protein has translation MKSKLSAISVCLFLFFATDVFAQKRYGLIFGSNYTGNKAGIPELNLCEADAKYLNDEIRRVGNFDEVKIVLGKDVTKDNIEKEIKALGKKAGDDDTVLLYFSGHGAFQRDASAKNGMRNLIICYDRPHLADDELNKYLEKVKSPKTVFIFDCCFSGGIAKKGKSTRGSANVPIPEGSDGTVKQDSEDFFFQDKAIISSADDNQTAIEVGGNINHGIFTYNFGRALSTADLNKDNVVTALEAFFKSREETVQMAKKFQHEQVPQVSGNASGIFLSGKKNPEPPKPVDPPKPPAPSVEPEVDPPKPDPVQPVVTPQEPPVVPTDERGDLVLKTTIIQDRAYGLSDLPPDVLIFAKKKRKGNRNVKVFLNDQEFTSNVTATPSNFWGAVKKQGQLIPGNIYTITLNKVPAGVHKITIKADDYPEIQETFAVLPNKKNELAVTASMSGFGAIRGKVFYKTLDNPVINQPIFMPTISSVTGIQKLNTDTEGNFWFTNLKPGDYEIKASFAEDLNLNNSMINVREGDVTEVDVILNVKMPSTKTKY, from the coding sequence TTGAAATCCAAGCTATCGGCAATCAGCGTCTGTTTGTTTTTATTTTTTGCAACGGATGTATTTGCACAAAAAAGATACGGGCTCATTTTCGGTTCGAACTATACCGGTAATAAAGCAGGAATTCCGGAACTCAATCTTTGCGAAGCAGATGCAAAGTATTTGAACGATGAAATTCGAAGAGTCGGAAATTTCGATGAAGTAAAGATCGTTCTCGGAAAGGACGTAACAAAAGACAACATAGAAAAAGAGATCAAAGCTCTTGGAAAAAAAGCGGGAGACGATGATACCGTTCTGCTTTATTTCTCGGGGCATGGTGCGTTTCAGAGAGACGCTTCCGCAAAAAACGGGATGAGAAACTTAATCATTTGTTATGATCGGCCACATCTTGCCGACGATGAGTTGAATAAGTATCTGGAAAAAGTAAAATCTCCGAAAACGGTTTTTATTTTTGATTGCTGTTTTTCGGGCGGAATTGCCAAAAAAGGCAAATCGACCAGAGGGTCTGCAAATGTACCGATTCCTGAGGGAAGCGACGGAACCGTGAAACAGGATTCCGAGGATTTTTTCTTTCAAGATAAGGCGATCATTTCTTCGGCAGATGACAATCAAACTGCGATTGAGGTGGGTGGAAACATCAATCATGGGATTTTTACTTATAACTTTGGACGAGCTCTCAGCACTGCTGACTTGAACAAAGATAACGTAGTTACTGCACTGGAAGCATTTTTTAAATCTCGAGAAGAAACCGTTCAGATGGCCAAAAAGTTTCAGCACGAACAGGTTCCTCAGGTTTCCGGAAACGCATCCGGAATTTTTCTTTCGGGCAAAAAAAATCCGGAGCCACCGAAACCTGTGGACCCTCCAAAACCTCCTGCACCTTCCGTTGAACCGGAAGTGGATCCTCCAAAACCGGATCCGGTCCAACCGGTTGTTACACCGCAAGAACCTCCCGTAGTTCCGACGGATGAAAGAGGAGACTTGGTGTTGAAGACTACGATCATTCAAGATCGTGCTTACGGACTTTCGGATCTTCCTCCGGATGTTTTAATCTTTGCTAAGAAAAAGAGGAAAGGAAATCGAAACGTAAAGGTGTTTCTAAACGATCAGGAATTTACTTCGAATGTGACTGCAACCCCTTCTAATTTTTGGGGTGCGGTTAAAAAACAGGGACAGTTAATTCCGGGAAATATTTATACGATCACTTTAAACAAGGTTCCGGCCGGAGTTCATAAGATTACGATCAAAGCGGACGATTATCCGGAAATTCAGGAAACCTTTGCGGTGCTTCCAAACAAGAAGAATGAGTTAGCTGTCACTGCTTCGATGAGCGGCTTTGGCGCGATTCGTGGAAAGGTTTTTTATAAGACCTTGGATAATCCTGTGATCAATCAGCCGATCTTTATGCCTACGATCTCGAGTGTAACCGGAATTCAAAAATTAAATACCGATACAGAAGGAAATTTCTGGTTCACAAATCTGAAACCCGGCGACTATGAGATCAAAGCTTCTTTTGCGGAGGATTTGAATTTGAACAATTCTATGATCAACGTAAGAGAGGGTGATGTGACAGAGGTGGATGTGATCTTAAACGTAAAGATGCCTTCCACAAAAACGAAATACTGA
- the ilvC gene encoding ketol-acid reductoisomerase, translating to MANIYYDADCDLNSLKGKTIAVIGYGSQGHAQAQNMKDSGLKVIIGLKQGSKSVEEAKNAGFEVYSVAEASQKADIIQILAPDTIQADLYKKDIEPNLKKGDALVFSHGFNIHYDFIQPPKDVDVYMVAPKGPGHLVRRVYTEGGGVPCLIAIYQDSTGEAKKRALAHAAGVGGGRAGILETSFREETETDLFGEQVVLCGGLSNLIMAGFETLTEAGYDPEIAYFECLHEVKLITDLIYEGGLARMRFSISDTAEYGDYVSGPRVIDPGVKQRMKEVLNDIQKDKGAKFANNWMAETKAGYPNFKNMREKNAAHPIESVGKKLRSMMKWLSK from the coding sequence ATGGCAAATATCTATTATGACGCCGATTGCGATTTAAATTCACTCAAGGGTAAAACCATTGCGGTGATCGGCTACGGAAGCCAGGGACACGCCCAGGCTCAAAATATGAAGGATTCCGGACTCAAAGTTATCATCGGTCTGAAACAAGGATCCAAATCAGTAGAAGAAGCAAAAAACGCAGGCTTCGAAGTATATAGCGTAGCGGAAGCTTCTCAAAAAGCAGACATCATTCAGATTCTTGCGCCCGATACGATTCAAGCCGATCTTTATAAAAAAGACATCGAGCCAAACCTGAAGAAAGGGGATGCTCTTGTGTTCTCTCACGGTTTCAACATTCATTACGATTTTATTCAACCTCCAAAAGACGTAGACGTTTACATGGTCGCTCCTAAAGGACCGGGTCATCTCGTTCGCCGCGTTTATACCGAAGGTGGCGGAGTTCCTTGTCTCATCGCGATCTATCAAGACTCGACGGGTGAAGCTAAAAAGAGAGCTCTTGCTCACGCTGCGGGTGTCGGCGGAGGGCGCGCGGGAATTCTGGAAACTTCTTTCCGTGAAGAAACCGAAACCGATCTTTTTGGAGAGCAAGTTGTACTTTGCGGCGGTTTATCCAATCTGATCATGGCCGGTTTTGAAACTCTTACCGAAGCCGGATACGATCCTGAAATCGCTTACTTCGAATGTCTTCATGAAGTAAAGCTGATCACAGATTTGATTTACGAAGGCGGTTTGGCGAGAATGAGATTCTCTATTTCGGATACTGCGGAATACGGTGACTATGTAAGTGGTCCTCGTGTGATTGATCCGGGTGTAAAACAAAGAATGAAAGAAGTCCTAAACGACATTCAAAAAGATAAGGGCGCAAAGTTTGCCAACAACTGGATGGCGGAAACAAAAGCCGGATATCCGAACTTTAAAAATATGAGAGAAAAAAATGCGGCTCACCCGATCGAATCGGTTGGGAAAAAATTGAGAAGCATGATGAAGTGGTTGTCTAAGTAA
- a CDS encoding methyl-accepting chemotaxis protein, with protein sequence MFLKKESKKITDAEIIATGLASINWIRLGLIVLYYFSIAITWYRNTFFQNLFYFVGTTTMLFYFLYSLYKMKTAGYISRTLSKVFIFADVFVLFLAMFGGAMDHPDHTTGLVKSPILYGISFFYIVSSGLLLSPNLVLWVGIASGVAHSIVVFTATSYGLILTSDRKLANTIGHAAGSEQVTKVIFILACAVIVRILVKLFISLLDNSKIRQNELEESHKLIRERSGRMQESAMYLKNSSKNLKEFMEEFSLLVSTHASSFEEISSTMEEFQSQTENSADNVKNQFSNIESLIDHSSNLKSIIEKISQFNETLDQSLDKVRKSGSMVTGFVDELSVSLSSLGDSFRSVGEVNRIMSEVADRTNLLSLNASIEAARAGEAGRGFAVVAQEVSKLAESSAGNADLISKIIRDSSNHVLTGQKSAETTAGHVREQDSLFQDLFSRFSEFSKLFEEQRKINSQFFSTLDHLKSLSSEIELASSEQKMGLRGIVEAITSLQTSMESLMEKSENLTSIILELDSHSNKLTKVETT encoded by the coding sequence ATGTTCTTAAAGAAAGAGTCAAAAAAAATCACCGATGCTGAAATTATAGCTACCGGTCTAGCATCCATCAACTGGATTCGTTTGGGGTTGATTGTATTATACTATTTCTCTATTGCGATCACTTGGTATCGAAATACGTTTTTTCAAAATCTCTTTTACTTTGTTGGTACTACGACGATGTTGTTTTATTTTTTGTATAGTTTATATAAAATGAAAACAGCGGGTTATATTTCCCGTACTTTGAGTAAGGTTTTTATCTTTGCGGACGTTTTCGTTTTATTTTTGGCGATGTTTGGCGGAGCGATGGATCATCCCGATCATACGACCGGTCTGGTAAAAAGTCCGATTCTTTACGGAATTAGTTTTTTCTATATTGTTTCTTCGGGGTTATTATTATCTCCCAATTTGGTACTTTGGGTTGGAATTGCTTCTGGGGTCGCTCATAGTATCGTGGTTTTTACTGCGACAAGTTATGGTTTAATTTTAACCTCGGATCGGAAACTTGCAAATACGATCGGTCATGCTGCCGGCTCAGAACAGGTGACCAAAGTAATTTTTATTTTAGCTTGCGCAGTGATTGTTCGAATACTTGTAAAGCTCTTTATTAGCCTGCTTGATAATTCGAAGATCAGACAAAACGAATTGGAAGAGTCTCATAAATTGATTCGAGAAAGAAGCGGAAGGATGCAGGAATCCGCAATGTATCTAAAAAATTCCTCCAAAAACTTAAAAGAGTTTATGGAGGAATTTTCGCTTTTGGTTTCGACTCATGCCTCTTCGTTTGAAGAAATCAGTTCAACGATGGAGGAATTTCAATCACAGACGGAAAATTCTGCGGATAACGTAAAAAATCAATTTAGTAATATTGAAAGTCTTATCGATCATAGCAGCAATCTAAAATCGATTATAGAAAAAATTTCTCAATTTAACGAAACCCTGGATCAAAGTCTCGATAAGGTCCGTAAATCTGGTTCTATGGTAACAGGGTTTGTGGATGAATTGTCCGTTTCCCTTTCTTCCTTGGGAGATTCTTTTCGCAGCGTCGGGGAAGTAAATCGCATCATGTCCGAAGTTGCCGACAGAACCAATCTTCTTTCACTCAATGCATCGATCGAAGCGGCTCGTGCCGGTGAGGCCGGAAGAGGTTTTGCCGTGGTTGCTCAAGAGGTTTCGAAACTGGCTGAAAGCAGCGCGGGGAATGCCGATTTGATTTCCAAGATCATTCGAGATTCTTCCAATCACGTGCTCACCGGTCAGAAGTCTGCGGAGACGACCGCAGGACATGTAAGGGAACAAGATTCTTTATTTCAGGATTTGTTTTCCAGATTCAGTGAGTTTTCAAAATTATTTGAAGAGCAGAGAAAAATCAATTCTCAATTTTTTTCTACCTTGGACCATTTGAAATCCTTGTCGTCGGAAATCGAACTCGCGTCCTCCGAACAGAAAATGGGTTTAAGAGGAATTGTGGAAGCGATCACATCTCTACAAACGTCGATGGAATCCTTAATGGAAAAGAGCGAGAACCTTACGAGTATCATTCTCGAACTGGATTCGCATTCGAATAAATTAACAAAAGTAGAAACAACATAG
- a CDS encoding OsmC family protein produces MSEHKIGLSWKKGPEDFKYESYDRTHSIRYSGGQKLTGSSTTETYGNGELVNPEELLASAVCSCHFLTFLAIAAKSRYTVSTYEDNAIAVLEKNTDGKTVVTQIDLYPKVTFEGEKIPDQEALNGLHAKAHKNCFISNSIKSEVTIHPS; encoded by the coding sequence ATGTCTGAACATAAAATCGGCTTATCTTGGAAAAAAGGACCCGAGGATTTTAAATACGAATCCTATGATCGAACCCACTCGATTCGATATTCGGGCGGCCAAAAACTTACAGGCTCGTCAACTACGGAAACTTACGGCAATGGAGAATTAGTAAATCCGGAAGAACTACTGGCTTCTGCGGTCTGTAGCTGCCATTTTTTGACATTCCTTGCCATAGCCGCAAAAAGCAGATATACAGTTTCAACATACGAGGATAACGCAATAGCGGTCCTTGAAAAAAATACAGACGGCAAAACCGTTGTGACTCAAATCGATCTCTATCCTAAAGTAACGTTCGAAGGAGAGAAAATCCCCGATCAGGAAGCTCTAAACGGACTTCATGCAAAAGCGCACAAAAACTGCTTTATCTCAAATTCGATCAAAAGTGAAGTAACGATTCATCCGTCGTGA
- a CDS encoding SpoIIE family protein phosphatase has translation MDLIYLNYFSLASLIGVLFIGFTTFFFFSIQEKASGTIYLAIGLFCLGIFHLGYMIGFPFYGPWSVFHRWIVIPSPFFGFLFLIMFFLHYPEPISKKIIRPIFIIAFMGVALICAWYFYESLSAKRVFYFSGHYWDFQINLFYKVYSGVIILYTFFFMGIGIWRMIKLKGKDRIITGFVLIPLTIITLVPGVLNALSRDGAVSRELYQTVLDISLVIGLFIILVGYINYTSEKTSILSRITGITLATFFLVLQIVSLFIFNEYEDSYDLIKRKEVRLSVSGLNLSKDAAYVFEYDPETDSAKEYSRNSLMQPNENVLREFRFFKISHSLFEIPSLPNQELIDRADKILKNSPAGFEAYRAGVKEYLASKKETQFSGREIESFFETLEKKLIILRNKYFHLPPKEKNDPVVLEKLFHSDTVGISAYLNELKKNALNPSVIDAVKREKIINTFLTQVRKEDERTYKGERVYELGAQIPKHYISYFYVSSSNGKIYEVGFRYESLREFLHPTGKILYISALCILFLVLFGFRFFFQGALINPLDEVVVGLREANSGNLDYRLQVKVEDEIGFIARSFNRMARSIQAARKRLQQYADELEEKVQERTKELQQTLEEVRELKQQQDGDYFLTSLLIKPLGSNKARQGNVKVDFLIEQKKKFSFRRFHDEIGGDINISNFIELQDRYYTVFLNADAMGKSMQGAGGALVLGAVFESIIERTRMAATMKEQSPERWLKNAFLELHKVFESFDGSMLVSLVLGVVDDDAGLMYFINAEHPWTVLYRDGIASFIEDDLMFRKLGTTGMEGTVFIKTFQMEPGDIIIAGSDGRDDLLVGTDREGGRIINDDEKLFLREVEGAHGDLQSIYEGIQKHGSLTDDLSLVRVSFRESLSESKIAQAHEKERVRELLRKAKEGANNKEIEEAISYLEEAETLNDQIPEVKKLFVSLFLKKKDYRNAAIYAEDYLNLKPVDKEILYIASTAARRSGSFQKALDFGERLKLREPNHIKNLVNLAQIYIALKNYKRAIEMVEIALGVDPNHEAILKIQDILRKYSQNLTASET, from the coding sequence ATGGATTTAATCTATTTAAATTATTTTTCTTTGGCTTCGTTGATCGGAGTTTTGTTTATCGGATTTACTACGTTCTTTTTCTTTTCCATCCAAGAAAAAGCTTCCGGTACCATCTATCTTGCGATCGGCTTATTTTGCCTTGGGATCTTTCACCTTGGTTATATGATTGGCTTTCCATTTTACGGACCCTGGTCCGTATTTCATCGATGGATCGTAATTCCATCTCCGTTTTTCGGATTCCTTTTTCTCATTATGTTTTTCTTGCATTATCCGGAACCCATTTCCAAAAAAATCATAAGACCGATTTTTATCATCGCATTTATGGGGGTTGCTCTCATCTGCGCGTGGTATTTTTATGAATCTCTATCGGCAAAAAGAGTTTTTTATTTTTCAGGACATTACTGGGATTTTCAGATCAATCTATTTTATAAAGTTTATTCAGGAGTCATCATTCTCTATACGTTTTTCTTTATGGGAATCGGAATCTGGAGAATGATCAAGCTCAAAGGTAAAGATAGAATCATCACTGGATTTGTCTTGATTCCTTTGACAATCATTACACTCGTTCCCGGTGTGTTAAATGCATTGAGCCGAGATGGGGCCGTTTCCAGAGAATTGTATCAGACAGTTTTGGACATCTCTCTTGTAATCGGACTTTTTATCATTTTGGTCGGTTATATCAATTATACGAGCGAAAAGACTTCGATTCTTTCCAGAATTACTGGCATTACGCTCGCTACTTTCTTTTTAGTTTTGCAAATCGTGAGTTTGTTTATTTTTAACGAATATGAAGACTCTTACGACTTGATCAAAAGAAAGGAAGTTCGTCTTTCCGTTTCGGGATTGAACCTATCCAAAGATGCCGCATATGTATTTGAGTATGATCCTGAAACCGATTCCGCAAAAGAATATTCTCGAAATAGTTTGATGCAACCGAATGAAAACGTTCTGAGAGAATTTCGTTTTTTTAAAATTTCTCATAGCCTTTTTGAAATCCCTTCTTTGCCAAATCAAGAGTTGATCGATCGAGCGGATAAGATTCTTAAAAACTCTCCAGCGGGTTTTGAAGCATATCGTGCCGGCGTAAAAGAATATCTTGCTTCGAAAAAAGAGACTCAATTTTCGGGAAGGGAGATCGAATCCTTTTTTGAAACCTTAGAGAAAAAATTGATCATACTCAGGAATAAATACTTTCATCTGCCCCCGAAAGAAAAAAACGATCCTGTCGTATTGGAAAAACTCTTTCATTCGGACACAGTCGGAATTTCCGCTTATTTAAATGAGTTAAAAAAGAATGCTCTAAATCCGAGCGTTATCGACGCGGTTAAAAGAGAAAAAATAATCAACACGTTTCTGACTCAGGTCCGAAAAGAAGACGAGCGAACTTACAAAGGAGAGAGGGTTTATGAGTTGGGGGCGCAAATTCCCAAACACTACATCTCTTATTTTTATGTTTCCTCATCCAATGGAAAGATTTACGAAGTCGGTTTTAGATACGAATCTCTAAGGGAATTTTTACACCCCACGGGAAAGATCTTATATATCTCCGCGCTTTGTATTCTTTTTTTGGTTTTATTCGGGTTTCGATTTTTCTTTCAAGGGGCGTTGATCAATCCTTTGGATGAAGTTGTTGTCGGTTTGAGAGAGGCAAATTCGGGAAATCTGGATTATCGTCTTCAGGTAAAAGTCGAAGACGAAATCGGATTTATCGCGCGTTCGTTTAACAGAATGGCGAGATCAATTCAAGCCGCCAGAAAACGTCTACAGCAATATGCGGACGAACTGGAAGAAAAGGTACAGGAGCGTACTAAAGAATTACAGCAAACCCTGGAAGAAGTCAGAGAACTCAAGCAGCAACAGGACGGCGATTACTTCCTAACGTCTCTTTTGATAAAGCCTCTCGGCTCTAATAAAGCGCGGCAGGGAAACGTAAAAGTGGATTTTCTGATCGAACAAAAAAAGAAGTTCTCCTTTAGAAGATTTCACGATGAGATCGGAGGGGATATCAACATCTCCAATTTCATAGAACTACAGGACCGATATTATACCGTTTTCCTAAATGCGGATGCGATGGGTAAATCGATGCAGGGAGCGGGTGGAGCTTTGGTGCTCGGAGCGGTATTCGAATCGATCATAGAAAGAACAAGAATGGCCGCGACGATGAAAGAGCAATCTCCGGAACGCTGGTTAAAAAATGCGTTCTTGGAGTTGCATAAGGTTTTTGAAAGTTTCGACGGTTCGATGCTCGTCTCTCTCGTATTGGGAGTTGTGGACGACGATGCGGGTCTTATGTATTTTATCAACGCGGAACATCCTTGGACCGTTTTGTACAGGGATGGAATTGCAAGTTTTATCGAAGACGATCTCATGTTTCGAAAACTGGGAACAACGGGAATGGAAGGGACCGTCTTTATCAAAACCTTTCAAATGGAACCCGGAGATATTATCATCGCGGGTTCTGACGGAAGAGACGATTTGCTTGTCGGAACGGATCGGGAAGGCGGAAGAATCATCAATGACGACGAAAAATTATTTCTAAGAGAAGTGGAAGGAGCACATGGAGATTTACAATCTATTTACGAAGGAATTCAAAAACACGGTTCTTTAACGGACGATTTATCTCTGGTACGTGTTTCCTTTAGAGAAAGTCTCAGTGAATCTAAAATTGCGCAAGCCCACGAGAAGGAACGAGTTCGAGAACTTCTCAGAAAGGCAAAAGAGGGAGCAAACAATAAGGAGATCGAGGAAGCGATTTCTTATCTGGAAGAAGCCGAAACTTTGAACGACCAAATTCCCGAAGTAAAAAAATTATTCGTAAGCCTTTTTCTAAAAAAGAAAGATTATCGAAATGCCGCAATCTATGCGGAAGACTATCTCAATCTTAAACCCGTAGACAAGGAGATTCTTTATATCGCATCTACCGCGGCAAGAAGATCCGGTAGTTTTCAAAAGGCATTGGATTTTGGGGAAAGACTAAAGCTCAGAGAGCCGAATCATATCAAAAACTTAGTAAACCTCGCTCAAATTTATATCGCTTTGAAAAACTACAAACGTGCGATAGAGATGGTCGAGATCGCACTTGGAGTCGATCCAAATCATGAGGCTATTTTAAAGATTCAGGATATTCTTAGAAAGTATTCTCAAAACCTAACGGCAAGCGAAACATAA
- a CDS encoding NAD-dependent succinate-semialdehyde dehydrogenase, producing MSFEFLHRKELLREKAFWGGSWKNGNSDLKIQVINPATLEVLGHVPSLGQKETLEAIETSVLAFQDWSSRTAKERSILIRNWADLMKRNREDLAILMTLEQGKPLAESRGEIDYAFSFLEWFSEESKRIYGDIIPSHRKDTKIEVLKQPIGVCGILTPWNFPSSMITRKTGAALAAGCTVISKPSELTPFSALALAVLAQEAGIPEGVFQVLTGYPEEIANTLIDHPEVRKISFTGSTQVGKRIMERSSKTLKRLSLELGGNAPFLIFDDANLESAVRGAVLSKFRNSGQTCVCANRFLVQSKIYDSFLDLFLETASKLKLGNGLEKDTTLGPLISEVAVQKVETHINDALQNGGNLLLGGRRLESGKLFFPATILSNVSENSLSMKEEVFGPVAPVYRFESFEEGIRVANSTPVGLAAYAYTEDYKKIEALSKHIESGMLGINEGLISSEQVPFGGLKESGFGREGSKYGIQEYLHVKYICIGGF from the coding sequence TTGAGTTTTGAATTCCTACATAGAAAAGAATTGTTAAGAGAAAAGGCCTTTTGGGGCGGATCATGGAAAAACGGAAATTCGGATCTTAAAATTCAAGTCATCAACCCAGCCACCTTAGAGGTGTTAGGTCATGTTCCTTCTTTGGGTCAAAAAGAAACTTTAGAAGCCATTGAAACTTCCGTCTTAGCGTTTCAGGATTGGTCTTCTCGGACTGCGAAAGAAAGATCGATTCTGATTCGAAATTGGGCGGATTTAATGAAAAGAAACCGAGAAGATTTGGCCATTCTTATGACTTTGGAACAGGGAAAACCGTTGGCCGAGTCCCGAGGTGAAATCGATTATGCCTTCTCTTTTTTAGAATGGTTTTCGGAAGAATCAAAACGTATTTACGGGGATATCATTCCCAGTCATAGAAAAGATACAAAAATCGAAGTTCTCAAACAACCGATTGGTGTTTGTGGAATTTTAACTCCATGGAATTTTCCTTCGTCTATGATCACTCGAAAAACGGGAGCCGCTTTGGCGGCAGGTTGTACGGTGATCAGCAAACCTTCGGAGTTGACTCCATTCTCCGCTTTAGCTTTAGCCGTTCTCGCACAGGAAGCCGGGATTCCGGAAGGTGTGTTTCAGGTGCTCACAGGTTATCCCGAAGAAATTGCGAATACTTTGATCGATCATCCTGAAGTTCGAAAAATCAGTTTCACCGGTTCGACACAGGTGGGCAAACGAATCATGGAAAGAAGTTCTAAAACTCTCAAAAGACTTTCGTTGGAACTCGGCGGAAACGCGCCTTTTTTAATTTTTGACGATGCAAATTTAGAATCCGCGGTTCGCGGAGCCGTTCTTTCCAAATTTAGAAACTCGGGACAAACTTGTGTTTGTGCAAATCGATTTTTAGTACAAAGTAAGATTTATGATTCGTTTTTGGATTTGTTTTTGGAAACCGCATCAAAGTTAAAATTGGGAAACGGTTTGGAAAAAGATACAACGTTGGGTCCGTTGATAAGCGAAGTGGCCGTGCAAAAGGTGGAGACTCATATCAATGACGCACTGCAAAACGGAGGCAATCTTCTCTTAGGTGGAAGGCGTCTGGAATCTGGAAAATTATTTTTTCCGGCGACTATTCTCTCGAACGTTTCTGAAAATTCTCTTTCGATGAAAGAGGAAGTTTTTGGACCCGTCGCTCCCGTTTATCGATTCGAATCCTTTGAAGAAGGAATTCGAGTAGCAAACTCTACTCCGGTCGGTTTAGCAGCGTACGCGTATACAGAGGATTATAAAAAAATTGAGGCGCTTTCCAAACACATCGAATCCGGAATGTTAGGAATCAATGAAGGGCTTATATCCAGCGAACAAGTTCCGTTTGGCGGACTGAAAGAATCTGGCTTTGGTAGAGAAGGATCAAAATACGGAATTCAGGAATATCTTCACGTCAAATATATTTGTATCGGCGGATTTTAA